The DNA sequence GTTGTGTCGGTGGCACCGGAGGCCATTCCAGTGCCGCTGTTGAAGGCAGTTGTGGTTGTGTCGGTGGCACCGGAGGCAGTTCCAGTGCCGCTGTTGAAGGCAGTTGTGGTTGTGTCGGTGGCACCGGAGGCCGTTCCAGTGCCGCTGTTGAAGGCAGTTGTGGTTGTGTCGGTGGCACCGGAGGCCGTTCCAGTGCCGCTGATGAAGGCAGTTGTGGTTGTGTCGGTGGCACCGGAGGCCGTTCCAGTGCCGCTGATGAAGGCAGTTGTGGTTGTGTCGGTGGCACCGGAGGCCGTTCCAGTGCCGCTGTTGAAGGCAGTTGTGGTTGTGTCGGTGGCACCGGAGGCCGTTCCAGTGCCGCTGATGAAGGCAGTTGTGGTTGTGTCGGTGGCACCGGAGGCCGTTCCAGTGCCGCTGTTGAAGGCAGTTGTGGTTGTGTCGGTGGCACCGGAGGCCGTTCCAGTGCCGCTGTTGAAGGCAGTTGTGGTTGTGTCGGTGGCACCGGAGGCCGTTCCAGTGCCGCTGATGAAGGCAGTTGTGGTTGTGTCGGTGGCACCGGAGGCCGTTCCAGTGCCGCTGTTGAAGGCAGTTGTGGTTGTGTCGGTGGCACCGGAGGCCGTTCCAGTGCCGCTGTTGAAGGCAGTTGTGATTGTGTCGGTGGCACCGGAGGCAGTTCCAGTGCCGCTATTGAAGGCAGTTGTGGTTGTGTCGGCGTCACCGGTGGCCGTTCCAGTGCCGCTGTTGAAGGCAGTTGTGGTTGTGTCGGTGGCACCGGAGGCCGTTCCAGTGCCGCTGTTGAAGGCAGTTGTGGTTGTGTCGGCGTCACCGGTGGCCGTTCCAGTGCCGCTGTTGAAGGCAGTTGTGGTTGTGTCGGTGGCACCGGAGGCCGTTCCAGTGCCACTGTTGAAGGCAGTTGTGGTTGTGTCGGCGTCACCGGTGGCCGTTCCAGTGCCGCTGTTGAAGGCAGTTGTGGTTGTGTCGGTGGCACCAGAGGCCGTTCCAGTGCCGCTGTTGAAGGCAGTTGTGGCTGAGTCGGTGGCACTGGAGGCCGTTCCAGCACCGCTGTTGGAAACCGTTGTAGTTGAGATGGTGACATTGGAAGTGGCTGATGTGGTGTTGATAAAAAGAATTGGGGAACAAGCAAAAAACAGTGAAATAACAGGCAAGAAGAATCAAACAAAGTCACCTCAAACAAACAGTTCATGCTCCGACAGACAGCTGACAGAGAGGGACCATGCCATACCCGATGGGTATGGGAGTTCCAAGAGGCCATCACACTGAGAAGGTCCCCACAACTCTGGCAGTGATGAAAGCTGCAATAGAGCACCCACTGGAAGATCCTACGTCTAGTTTATTACAGGGCTCCGTGTATTCTCTAGTACTGCTCCATTAGAGCCCAAGCCTGAGTTGCGCGCACCAGCGATTAGCGCACTCTAACACCGGgcgagcgcccatgctagcccagtgctggccggcgctgaactagtgctgggcaggcacccatcctccaccactcggcagtcacatggaccgctgagcagcggagaggtaagcaagggtgtggggggaggcgggcggagggtggagagagggcgggggagggccgGGGAagcgtgacggggaggtgggaggcaggaagggggcagggggtggtgtGCTGGAAGGAGTGCTTCCATGCAGAGTTCTGCAGCTCTGCCCCTGAAACAGCACGGATCTTATTCAGTCAGTTTTTTGTGATATGTTATCTGCTGGGAACTACCAGATCCTgggttcctcctcccactccttgtcTGCTggataagtgccagatcctagcccctcctcccactctctgcccacccacccatgggACTACtcactgcctgctctcccccaccccgaaacaccttcatcccaccctcccccatgccccctccGACCCTCACACCGGCCTAGATCAGCCAGTGCGGACTAACCTGCTGCCACAGAGGTTGGATCTGGCCTCCGCAGGCTGCGCACTTCCATGCGCTAGCATGGTTTACTCCAAGGGacatgcaaatgtgtgctttacagcacatttgcgatcctcctgggctACACAGAGGACTTGCAATGAGCgctttggattgcgctcttactTATTTTCTTGGTGACATAAGCCATAGATTATAAGCAGGAAATCTTCCACGCATGCTTAGTAGCATCAACCACGAGAAAGACACACGATGTTGCTACGTGTACATCATGTGTACATCATGTGTACATCACGTGTACATGATGTGTACTGTGAGAAAGAGCAACAACTCCTTGCTTGTTGTCTAGAGTGAACTCAAGAGTGAAGTCTTCCTAATAAGCTTGGGAAACCTGGTTGTACACACACCTTACAGTTCTTGCTGTAGGCTATTTACCTGTTTCTTGTGCTCTTGGGCTATTGCTGGGCTCCATCACCATCAGCTCTGCTGTTATCATAGCAACATCCAATTCTTACCTCCTAtccaggagggcaccaggaagggATGTGACAGGGAATGCTAGGATTTCTTTTCCTCAGTGGAAATAGCAGCCAGAGGAAGGCTGGATgtggattgggactgtggtggaCCAGAGGTTTAAACTTCCTTCTCATGTTGTGGTGCTGATCCAGATCAGTCTAtttacatgggcagcccaatcctaacctgtactggaacaggcaggccaactgtatCCAGTATAGGGTTGGAGATGGACCTGgaacaactcagagtaaggggacttaaGTCCCCTTATCTTGAATAATGCCCCAGTCATCTCAATGGgtctaaattgctggtgcagatccgagcagcctggtgtaaggctgggctgctcggaaggggggtcagggtccAGCCTAAGTGCAGGAGACCAGTCtcacacccctcctgggcccactcCACC is a window from the Tiliqua scincoides isolate rTilSci1 chromosome 2, rTilSci1.hap2, whole genome shotgun sequence genome containing:
- the LOC136639043 gene encoding calphotin-like — translated: MTVLDTAEGETLEAVVAEVVALTAAVVVMLGAIVPDSVPLLEAGVVESVVPEAVPVPPRTIVAEVVTLEAVPVPSRAVVAEGVTPEADPVPLSDAVVIESVVLEAVPVPPGTVVAEVVTPDADPVPLSEAVVIESVVLEAVPVPPGTVVAEVVTPEADPVPLSEAVVVVLVAPKAISVPLLKAVVVVSVAPEVVPVPLLKAVVVVSVAPEAIPVLLLKAVVVVSVAPEAVPVPLMKAVVVVSVAPEAVPVPLLKAVVVVSVAPEAIPVPLMKAVVVVSVAPEAVPVPLLKAVVVVSVAPEAVPVPLLKAVVVVSVAPEAVPVPLMKAVVVVSVAPEAVPVPLLKAVVVVSVAPEAIPVPLLKAVVVVSVAPEAVPVPLLKAVVVVSVAPEAVPVPLLKAVVVVSVAPEAVPVPLMKAVVVVSVAPEAVPVPLMKAVVVVSVAPEAVPVPLLKAVVVVSVAPEAVPVPLMKAVVVVSVAPEAVPVPLLKAVVVVSVAPEAVPVPLLKAVVVVSVAPEAVPVPLMKAVVVVSVAPEAVPVPLLKAVVVVSVAPEAVPVPLLKAVVIVSVAPEAVPVPLLKAVVVVSASPVAVPVPLLKAVVVVSVAPEAVPVPLLKAVVVVSASPVAVPVPLLKAVVVVSVAPEAVPVPLLKAVVVVSASPVAVPVPLLKAVVVVSVAPEAVPVPLLKAVVAESVALEAVPAPLLETVVVEMVTLEVADVVLIKRIGEQAKNSEITGKKNQTKSPQTNSSCSDRQLTERDHAIPDGYGSSKRPSH